Proteins found in one Enterococcus sp. 9D6_DIV0238 genomic segment:
- a CDS encoding cysteine desulfurase family protein — translation MIYFDNSATTAIYPQVLDTYVKTSQRIIGNPSSLHDLGTQAGRLLEKAREQIAELMHVKTSEIFFTSGGTEGDNWVLKGTALEKKQFGRHIIISNVEHPAVSETAEQLAENGFELSIAPVDENGRVKVDELAKLIRKDTILVSVMAVNNEVGTIQPIQEISECLEAYPTIHFHVDAVQAIGKVNQEQWLTDRVDFATFSAHKFHGPRGVGFIYWKHGRKLEPLLNGGGQEMNHRSGTENVAGIVSMAKALRLYMDKRNEKPEHTAIIRRYLLEALQEYSNVAIFSKDTTAFAPHILCFALKGVRGEVLVHALEEKQIYTSTTSACSSRKKIASSTLHAMKVPDSLATSAIRVSLDESNTIAEAEQFMIIFNQLYKKFSILN, via the coding sequence ATGATTTATTTCGATAATAGCGCAACTACAGCTATTTATCCTCAGGTTTTGGATACTTATGTAAAAACAAGTCAACGAATCATCGGTAATCCCTCAAGTCTTCATGATTTAGGAACACAGGCAGGTCGCTTACTGGAAAAAGCTCGAGAACAAATTGCAGAGCTGATGCACGTCAAAACAAGTGAAATCTTTTTTACCAGTGGTGGAACAGAAGGCGACAACTGGGTATTAAAAGGAACTGCACTGGAGAAAAAACAGTTCGGACGTCATATCATTATTTCAAATGTGGAACACCCAGCAGTTTCAGAAACGGCCGAACAATTAGCAGAAAATGGCTTTGAACTTTCGATCGCACCAGTAGATGAAAATGGTCGTGTCAAGGTAGATGAGTTGGCAAAACTGATTCGTAAGGACACGATCCTTGTATCTGTTATGGCTGTTAACAATGAAGTTGGTACGATCCAGCCGATTCAGGAAATTAGCGAATGTTTAGAAGCTTATCCAACGATTCATTTTCATGTTGATGCAGTACAGGCGATTGGCAAAGTAAATCAAGAACAATGGTTGACAGATCGAGTTGATTTTGCGACCTTTTCAGCACATAAATTTCATGGTCCCAGAGGTGTCGGTTTTATTTACTGGAAACACGGGCGAAAATTAGAGCCGTTGTTAAATGGTGGCGGTCAAGAAATGAATCACCGCAGTGGAACTGAGAATGTGGCTGGGATTGTTTCAATGGCGAAAGCATTACGTTTATATATGGATAAAAGAAATGAGAAACCAGAACATACAGCAATTATACGTCGTTATCTTCTTGAAGCCTTACAGGAGTATAGCAATGTAGCAATTTTTTCAAAAGATACGACAGCGTTTGCTCCGCATATTTTGTGTTTTGCACTAAAAGGCGTGCGCGGAGAAGTCTTAGTTCATGCATTAGAGGAAAAACAAATCTATACATCGACCACTAGCGCCTGCTCTAGTAGAAAAAAAATTGCCAGCAGTACTTTACACGCAATGAAGGTCCCTGATTCCTTAGCGACTTCCGCGATTCGTGTGAGTTTAGATGAAAGTAATACGATTGCAGAAGCAGAACAGTTTATGATTATCTTTAATCAGTTATATAAGAAGTTTTCGATATTGAATTAG
- the thiI gene encoding tRNA uracil 4-sulfurtransferase ThiI: MNYTEIMVRYGELSTKGKNKKSFISQLAYNVKRNLSDFPAVKIHADRDRMHLLLNGEDSTQIIPKLEKIFGIQNFSPSIQVEKEMPVIREMVQTIIKTIYQPGQTFKITSKRSDHNFELDSNELNRELGGAVFEVCPEITVQMKKPDIEIRVEIRNEGAYLSYETIKGAGGLPVGTGGRGMLMLSGGIDSPVAGYLAMKRGVEVEAVHFASPPYTSEQALQKAKDLAAKIAPYGGSMQFIEVPFTEIQEEIKRVVPEGYLMTVTRRMMLRLTDAIREERKGLVIINGESLGQVASQTLQSMVAINEVTNTPIIRPVVSMDKGEIIEIAEKIDTFELAIQPFEDCCTIFAPPQPKTRPRLDKAQAYEARLDVEGLMKRAMAGLKVSEITETSEQSEEFADLL; this comes from the coding sequence TTGAACTATACAGAAATTATGGTTCGCTACGGCGAACTTTCAACAAAAGGGAAAAATAAAAAGAGCTTTATTTCTCAACTTGCGTACAATGTAAAACGGAATCTAAGTGATTTTCCCGCAGTTAAGATTCATGCTGACCGTGATCGCATGCATTTGTTGCTCAATGGAGAGGACAGCACGCAGATCATTCCGAAATTAGAAAAAATCTTTGGCATTCAAAATTTTTCTCCTAGTATTCAAGTAGAAAAAGAAATGCCTGTCATTCGCGAAATGGTGCAAACAATCATCAAAACAATCTATCAGCCAGGTCAAACTTTTAAAATCACGTCCAAACGTTCTGATCATAATTTTGAATTGGATTCTAATGAGTTGAATCGTGAGTTGGGTGGTGCAGTCTTTGAAGTTTGTCCAGAAATCACTGTTCAAATGAAAAAGCCCGATATTGAAATTCGAGTTGAAATACGAAACGAAGGTGCATACCTTTCTTATGAAACGATCAAAGGTGCTGGCGGCTTACCTGTTGGAACGGGAGGTCGTGGTATGTTGATGCTTTCCGGTGGAATCGATTCACCTGTAGCTGGATATTTAGCTATGAAACGTGGCGTGGAAGTAGAAGCAGTCCATTTTGCCAGTCCACCATATACTAGCGAACAAGCATTACAAAAAGCCAAAGATTTAGCGGCAAAAATCGCACCTTATGGCGGCAGTATGCAATTTATAGAAGTCCCATTTACGGAAATTCAAGAAGAAATCAAACGAGTTGTTCCAGAAGGCTATTTGATGACTGTTACTCGTCGCATGATGTTACGTTTGACAGATGCTATACGTGAAGAAAGAAAAGGACTAGTGATCATCAATGGTGAATCTTTAGGTCAGGTTGCTTCTCAAACGTTGCAAAGTATGGTGGCAATCAATGAAGTAACAAATACACCGATCATTCGTCCTGTTGTCTCGATGGATAAAGGTGAAATCATTGAAATTGCTGAGAAAATCGATACCTTTGAACTTGCGATCCAGCCGTTTGAAGATTGCTGTACGATTTTTGCTCCGCCGCAACCAAAAACGAGACCAAGACTGGATAAGGCACAAGCGTATGAAGCACGTCTAGATGTAGAAGGCTTGATGAAACGTGCTATGGCTGGTCTAAAAGTTAGTGAAATAACTGAAACGAGTGAACAATCAGAAGAATTTGCTGATTTACTATAA
- a CDS encoding redox-sensing transcriptional repressor Rex, whose protein sequence is MKELHKEKKMPKATAKRLPLYLRYLKMLGDSGVTRIKSKEFSDVIQVPPATIRRDFSHLGELGRSGYGYDVPYLIDVFSHILNTQEEKRIALIGCGNLGKALVKNNFRRNENLNIVCAFDSSEAIVGLSIDDIVIQPMEKLKEEVEKTGVTVAISTVPSQYAQEAIDKIVDAGITAILNFAPDRVTVPNNVNVQYIDLTTELQTLIYFDETFTGNRA, encoded by the coding sequence ATGAAAGAATTACATAAAGAAAAAAAGATGCCAAAAGCAACTGCGAAACGACTGCCTCTATATTTACGCTATTTAAAAATGTTGGGAGATTCTGGTGTCACAAGAATCAAATCAAAAGAATTCAGCGACGTGATTCAAGTGCCTCCGGCTACGATTCGTCGTGATTTTTCTCACTTAGGAGAATTAGGTCGCAGCGGTTATGGCTATGATGTACCATATTTAATTGATGTATTCAGCCATATTTTGAATACGCAAGAAGAAAAGAGAATTGCGTTGATCGGTTGCGGCAATCTAGGAAAAGCATTAGTGAAAAATAATTTTCGCCGTAACGAAAACCTGAATATCGTTTGCGCTTTTGATTCGTCAGAAGCAATCGTTGGTTTGTCGATCGATGATATTGTGATCCAGCCGATGGAAAAATTGAAGGAAGAAGTTGAAAAAACAGGTGTGACTGTTGCGATTTCAACAGTTCCAAGTCAATATGCGCAAGAGGCCATCGACAAGATTGTTGATGCAGGAATCACTGCTATTTTGAATTTTGCGCCAGACCGCGTGACTGTACCGAACAATGTGAATGTCCAATATATTGATTTGACGACAGAATTACAGACGTTGATTTACTTTGACGAGACCTTTACTGGTAACAGAGCTTAA
- the tpx gene encoding thiol peroxidase, with the protein MFVTKKGEQVEIIGEQPKVGMKAPAFSLPNLDDEIVSLKDIAGKTVLISVVPDIDTRVCSLQTKRFNQEAAKVEEVVFITISNNTKEEQANWCAAEGVDMELLHDTKGTFGEAYGLFIPAMGRLARAIFVIDQEGTLVYEAVSTEIAEEPDYDLALEKAKAAR; encoded by the coding sequence ATGTTCGTAACTAAAAAAGGTGAGCAAGTTGAAATCATTGGTGAACAGCCTAAGGTAGGTATGAAAGCACCAGCATTTTCGTTGCCAAATCTTGATGATGAAATCGTGAGTCTTAAGGATATTGCTGGTAAAACAGTGTTGATCAGCGTGGTTCCGGATATCGATACGCGCGTTTGTTCTTTACAGACAAAACGATTTAATCAAGAAGCTGCTAAAGTGGAAGAGGTTGTATTTATAACAATTTCCAATAATACTAAAGAAGAACAAGCTAATTGGTGTGCTGCTGAGGGTGTAGATATGGAGTTGCTTCACGATACAAAAGGAACATTTGGTGAAGCTTACGGTCTATTTATCCCAGCAATGGGTCGATTGGCTCGAGCTATTTTTGTCATCGATCAAGAAGGGACACTTGTCTACGAAGCTGTCTCAACTGAAATTGCTGAAGAGCCGGATTATGATTTGGCCTTAGAAAAAGCAAAAGCTGCTCGATGA